DNA from Elaeis guineensis isolate ETL-2024a chromosome 2, EG11, whole genome shotgun sequence:
CTGGATGTAAGAGCAATGATGAGGTTTAACCAGGATTGTCGGGTCTAAATTCATCCTTAGGACAACTGAAGGCATTTGATATTTATCCCGGGTATAAATGGGGATAAACCCCCTCTATCCCGATTCCAGATGGGAGTTACGGATTCATCGAGATTTCCAACTCAACCAGTCATGTCAATTTAGCCTAATCGAATATGTgggtctctttctcttcttttttttgacccttttttttttctcacggTCAAAAGCTTTAGCATTGAGTATATAATAGTAGGAGGATTGTACAAGTTGCAAGCAAGACTTGGTCACCCTTAGAGAATGCTTAGTTGGGGAGAGTGGGAGTCTAGAATCGTAATCGAAATGGATGACTTCCATTCCGACCGTTTGGTTGGAAGAAGTTCTATTTCGATTCCAATTCCGAGGTGGAATGGGAATGGGTCAATCTATATAGGACTCAAtcttactctcctctatggattcaatttttcattctaattctgattctgattccgatcacgaaccaaatgctttgagagatttggccattctgattccgattccaaaccattctgattttcattcccattctgattctgattatgaatcaaacacccCCTTAACTCTTTTTAGCTAACCAATCCATAGATTAGTTCGCTTGTTTGATTTGCAACCGGAATCAGAATgggaatgaaaatcgaaatgacTTGAAATTGAAATCAGAATGGTCAAATCCCCGAaagtgtttggttcgtgatcggaatcggaatcgaaatcggaatgaaaatttgaatccatagaggagagtaaggattgagttctatatagattgagtcatTCTCATTCCGTcctgaaatcggaatcggaatgggactcctcccaactaaatggttggaatgggagtcatccattctaattctaattccaGACCTCCACTCCCcttaaccaaacaccccctaaaagTATGTGTAGCTAGGCAAGCATATAATAATTTCTTGATTGTCATATATCTTTGAAACTGAAAATATGAGACAACATGAAACATTCAGAGCTATTTATACTAGATGATCGATAATGTATCTCCTCCCAAACCTAAGAGACCCTGTAAACATAAAACTGCCACACACAAGCCTTCCTAGGCTGTCCTTAGCTCAGCATTAGGGACTGAACACATGATAAGTTCTCTAGAGGCAGCATTAAGGATACATCCAAGATGATCTCTAATTATCAACAGCACCAGCCAAAGAATTCTTAACTGATCCCTCAAAGTTTAAGGGATGGGGAAAGCTAGCTAACCTCAATTGGATAAGGGGTCTTGAAGACCAGAACCTTCCCAGCGCCCTGCTATTTTAATGAATGTCTCTTCAAATGTAGGAGAAAATAAATTCTTTAGCTAGGAATTCAAGATTATTGGAGATCATTTAAATTGCATTAATCTTACTTTGAATAATCATTCATTCCTATTGCACCATATTAACCAAACTACTACATAGAATTAAAGCAATAGTTTCATGAGATCTGTCATTCCCTGCGACACAATGTATCAAGTCCTCCATAGAACTAGCAATTAGATTCAATTGGTGTTTTCCCTAAGGTTCTCTGTACAATTTGGCTATAAATCTCCTTCAAGCAGACCCTATGGCTGTCTTCCCTAAGATGAGTTAGAAAACCATCTACCTCCAGGACCTCTTTATAGAAGGGGTGGTAGGGGTATTCTCACAAGCCCTTCCCTATAATTAAACTAGATCTTTATCCATAGCCTTGTCCACAAGATAGGCTTCTAACAACTTAGCTAGGTGACGATTTCATAATAATCCTTGGGTCAAAGAAGGTCCCTGAACACTAGCCTTTAAACCTCATTGTTTTTGTTctttttgaagaaataaaaggaGGAAATACACAGCTTCCAAATGCATCACTCAAGACTAAAACCTAGAGTTTccttggagaagaggaggggtataTGACCACTTGACGTTTAGCTTAACAATTATGAGGCTGCGTTTGGTATCTGGCCCTGCTATTCATCTCATAATGACATACATTATTAAATATTTAGCCTAATTACACATAGATTGAGTAAAAATTCTTATATGCTGATACAAATGTAAGCATTTAGGAACCTGCTAAGAGTAATGATATGTTTCGATTTAATAGAATTTTGCATATTTGGTTAGAAACATTGAGTGTCATGGAGACATGACAAGAATAAGTTAGGAACAACACTCTCAAATGAAATTGACTATCAAATATAGCAAACCATTTATTTGATTATGAAAGTCctcacttgaaaaaaaaaaaaaaaatcgcttGATTCTTCACCACAAGATGGATAGGCTTGAAGGAAATTTTTGATCAAGACTTGGCGGtaattccaaaaaaaaagaaaaaaaaagaagcaaatctACCTTTCGTATCAATCATCGTAAAACACTTGTTAGCATTTCCCTGCACTCCCCCCTCCCTCCATTCCTTCAcgcacgcgcgcgcgcgcgcgcacacacacacagagagagagagagatggaaaaGGTGATGCAATCAAGTTTTGCACTCACCAAGTAATTTCATGATTCTTTTCAGGTTATGACTTCTAAATATATTTCATAAGGTAACCAAAAAGCAAAGATTGATGCAATGAATTGCCCAATCAACATCAAGGTAGGTATAAGATTTAAGATATAGATGAATGCGTGCTTGGGGAAGAGAGAGCCTTATGACATTGAAAATATGTTGGATCTCTTAATAGCAAACTGAATTTAAAATGAATGTGGCCATgtttcaagctctcccaattctaAATGTTTATCTTGATTCAATTTAAACAATATGGCACAATTGCaatgatttaaataaaagaatTGGTATTTCACCTCATTTTGCTGGGACAATGTGGCTTAGAAATACAATAAGAGAATTTAAACAATTTGCATCAAGACAGAGAAAAAAAAACTCAACTATAATTTTCGTAATTCCACGTGCTGTGTTTTATATGGTACACAGTACAAAAATGAACACGTTTTTCTTCAATCACCAAAGGTCCTCTAGAATTGAACATATTAATCAAGTACCTTCCAACAGCTCTTGGTTTGCTACCAAGACTCTTCTGTGGATTAGTATCCACTATTATCAGACTCTGGTGTACTGTTTTCTGAGGTAATTTGCCAGGCCAAGGATGTCAATGTGAAGTTGTCACGAAAAAATCTAGCAGCCATCCATGCGATTAAGATTCACCAGATACATCCTTTGTCTTGCTTCCTCTCACCAGCTTTTGAACAAACAGCTCGCCTGCTCTATAGGAAGACCGAACCTAGAATTACCAACAAAGGAGACTTAAGTTTCTTAAACAGAACAGGAAAGAACAAACTGAAACTTGTTTCGGTGCAGATTACAATTGTAGATTAATAGTTTTAAAAGATATAGTGCATTAGAAATCATGGTGTAGTGAAATTATTGCATTATCCCTTTAGCAGGGTAACAAAAGTTTCCCAGAGGTGATGGATGACATTGAGACTGAATCATGTCCCTCAATGGAAAATGATTTCTGCTGCTAAAAGCATCGAACAACTAGATGGTTACAGATGAACCACTAGTCAATGATTTTATTGTTTTGAACTTCTCATTTTAACCTTCAAAAGAGTACATAGAGATGATTGCTTGTTCATTACTTTAAAAAATAAGGTAGAGCATAAATTTCCTGACAGATATAAGATACCCAATTTTTCCCTTAAGAAAAAAGGAGCAAGCCAACTAATATGAAGTAAGAATTGGTTTACCAGTGGTCCACTGGCAACATAACGGAAACCGACAGATTCTCCATAATCCTTCCAGAAAGCAAACTTCTCAGGAGTCACATATTCTTTGACAGTCAGGTGCAAGGGTGTAGGCTGCGAAAACTCTCAGTATTTACAGTAGTTAATTAACAGAACAAAAGAGTTGATTGAAATGAACTACTTGCTTGCTATCTCACCTGCAAATACTGTCCTAAAGTCAAGATATCAACACCAATGGCCCTTAAATCAGCCATAGCTTCCTGAACCTCCTCATCTGATTCTCCAAGCCCCAGCATGATAGAGGACTTTGTAATCATCCCTTCCTTGCAAAGCTTTGCATGCTTCAGAACAGACAAGCTCTGCTCATACCTGCCACAGAAACGATGAGATAGTCAATGCTATTAGAATATCTAATGTACCATATAACACAACCTCTGGAGTGGAACATTTGTGAAGCTCCTCTCTGTGTTCCTTGTAGTCACGTGAACTGTATGTGCCATACTCTGGTATACTGGTCTATATAAAAGAAAGGATCCATGACACCTATCCATTAtgagttctttttctttttcttttttgggtgtggtggtttttttttttttttggggggggggggggtggggtgtGGGAGTGGGGGGAGAGGGGAAGTGGGGAAGGGTGGTTAGAACCTCAAGAAAAGAAACTAGATATTAAATCCCAGGAGAAGAACAACCATAGCTGTCAGCAGTGAGCAGGGAATTGAGGTATGGTGGGCAAGAATCAATCTCAGTAAAATCAAATTTCGGAGGGCACTTTAGCCTTTGGCAAGAATCAATCCCAGTAAAATCAAATTTCGGAGGGCACTACAGCCTTTCTTACCCAACCAAGGGATCCTAGTTTCAATTCCACAACAAGATCTTGAAGAGTGTTTTCTCAACTAATATATGCTAGAATTCAACCAGAATATCAAATATACTGAGAATACTTGGGAATATACATGGACATGAGAACATAGCTAGAACTGCAGATCACACAATAGTTTATATAGCAAATTTTTAAGCCGAACTTCCACTTTAAAAGCGATATATCCATTCCattcaattttttattacaaCAATTAGTGCCATGTCTTCGAAATCAGAATCCTTCTGCATTGTATGTCTTAAGAAAGATCTTCAGTTTGAATTGCAATTCTGCAAAAGAAAACATGAATTTGTAACATTTACAAGAACTCATGTCATAATCCTCAAAACTAGTCAAGAGGAAGCTGTTCAAGTCTGCAACCAAGTTCAACTAGTCCATGTTACTTGATTAAGTGCTTTGCAGAAGATTTAATAGTCTTGAAGGATGTTTTGGATGGTTTTATAATCCTGTTATTTCCAAAAAGATTCATCAAGGGAAGCTCTTTTTGGAGTGACCACAAGATTTTCTAGAACACTAAGCTAAGAGAATTTTGACCATGTTTGCATCATTTGCATAAATTTCTTGTTGGACCGCATGTAGTTTTCCTGAGGTAGATTAGATGGAGGTAAATCCATGGGTAAGTAGACACATCTTTGTGAGCTGAAGGAGTTGATGATGGAATTGACTTTAATTAGTTTTATGAAGCATGGAAGAAGATATGGGGGAGACAAGgggaaaaaatttagatttctcAATTATCTATGAAAAGTTTAACTACATGAGAAAAGGATGATTCATCCGAGACAATGTATAAACAATATAATATctatcttagatgaaaaatattagattatttgtagaagactttaataaaaattagatactATTCATAACATATCACTTTGGTTGTTCAACTAAAAAAATCATGATTCCTAATAGTAGAAACATGAGTGTTTCTTACCCTGCTCGAGGATCTCTCACAATTCTCTGTAGGCGCCTAACCGTTTCAATGTTATGGGCAAAAACGTCTAGCCCAGAATTTACCAAAGTTGACACAGCTTCTAGATCGCCTCGAAAATCAGAAGTTAGACACTCGACCAAAATTTCAGGCTTGAGGTTCTGCATAACCAACTAGCATTTCAGTACAATGAATTGTATAAAACCCAGATACCTAATGGAACTACACCTCATCATGCATTTATCTCTATAGGAGGCATGCATTATGAACCTAGCAGTaactatgaaaataaaattaaaataatttgttTTAATTAAGAAAGAGGTACCAAAGCATGTTAATGAACCTTAATGGCTTTGACTGTCTTGGTAAAGTGGCCACTTCCACCATCGGGAAGATCATCACGATCAACACTAGTCAATACAATATATTCAACACTGCCAAAAACACAGAGAAAGCAAGTTGTTGTAAATTCTGTGAGCACCTGGTTTTTTTCCAAATGAAACTTGGCCAGGTACAAATCTGGAAACTGAAACCTCGTACATCAACTTTTATAGAACTGTATTTTTCAAAAATGTATAGGTGGAATAGCACTTTAAAATAATCCATTACTGTAAGATGTTCAAATGCTCAAAAGACAACTTAGTTACTTAAGCACTGACTTTATATCAGGAGATTTTAAATTACTGCACCACTATAATTTCAGCAGAAAGAGAAAAGCCTACCCCCAACTTGCAATTGCCCTGGCTGTGTTTTCAGGTTCCATAGCATCTGGTGGCGGTGGGCTTCTGCTTGTTTTTACAGCACAAAATCTACATCCACGGGTGCAGGTATCCCCTAGAAGCATGATAGTTGCGGTTGCAATACCATCcccttctcctcctgctcctccccCTCCATTCCAACACTGCACCAAAAAGAAAACCAATCATGATGAGCCAGCCTGTCAAGCATATTATTTCTCACAAATTCCATGTAACTTAAAAAAACAAATATACAAATGCAAAAGGAGCACATTCAAGAAAATACATGCATGTTTAATACAAGCATTCTTCTTTATTCCACAACGTTGCTACCATTAGACTCTTATAATGAAGGGGaggaagttaaaaaaaaaaaaactacctgCTCCTTCTAGCCATGATAGAAGACCACAAAATTTTACCACATGAAACAAATAAAAGCTGATGAATAAAATAAAAGACGGGAATTCCGGTGAAGTATttgaaaataaacatgaaacattACAGATGGCAACAATTTTAATCAATGAAGAACAATGTATGGACCGAGAACATATCAAAGAACAAGGCATATCTTTCATTTATCTCATCACTTGCATTTTGTTTAAATCACTGGAATTCTAAACTTGCCCTAAATAAGAACTACTCAAGCATCTCAACAACATCTTGAAACAAGTATAAcagaaaggcaaaaaaaaaaaaaaaagtaattaccCTAAATAGCAACCAAATCAACCATTTTAGCCACCACAGAAAGCTATAGCAGTTCCCAAAAGAAGATGAAAACATCAAATAAAGGACCATTTTTACTGAATCAGAAAGGCTTAAACTCAACATCTATCATATTCACCAAAGTCCGATTAAAGAACAGACATTCTAACAGATAATAACATAACAGAAGCTCATAAACCTCCATTCATGACCTAATTCCAAAACTAACAAACACATAACAAAGAGATAAAAAAGCGCATTTTGTGGGTAGAAATTGATGGAAAAAGAACATTTGACCTCTCCAATGTTGGGGCACTGGGCTTCCACGCAAACAGTATTCAGCTTCAACTTGGAGAGCGACTCGTGAAGCTTCGCAAACTTCTCACCCTGCGGCGCTCTCTGCCGCAACCACTCCGGCTTCTTCACGCTCGGATCCCGTCCAGTGTGCAGTCCCATTCCTCCCGGATACGGGCCCCCAGTCCCCGTCGAGATAGCCGGGGATTCGAACAACTCCTTCGAAGAATCCACGACATTAGATCGAACAATAAAGACAGATCGGGGGCAACTCTGTGACCTCGGCTTCGGAGAACAGATTGGAATCGGGGAAACCAAGGGAttggcgagagatttctgaaacATTTTAACTGTTAGAGAAATAGAGGAATAAAACCCTAATTTGGATCGAAGGAGAAGAACGAATGGAATGACATGGACGACGACGTCGAGTTCGCAGGGTTGTTGATGATTTGAAGTTGGATGGATTTCTGTGTGCCGGTTTGGTCCGATGCGCTTGCGATGAAACCGATGCTGATAGTCCTCCTAAACCTCGGTTACTCCGCCTTGGCTGCCCCGGCGATCGGCAGCAGCTGAATTCGGCAAACGGTCTCCGAACCCTTTACACGTGTGGAATGGACTGCACGTATCATCGTGAGGTGCTTTTGTTAGCCGGCAATCTATCCCTGACTATTTAAAATAGATCCATGAGATtactatattaaatatattttttgaataataattaaaattattttgacaatTCAAATTATCTTTTGGAAGCAATCTAGATTGCTTTAAGGGGAGGTGGCTATCCAGATGATCACTTGTATGGCAATattacaaaaaaatttttgaataaaattatctctaaaaaaaatatcatataaaactCATCTCTCCACCCCCTCCCCCTGCGGCTCTTAACCTccccttattatatataataatatgatataatatattatattattattatatttttataataactatattatattacaataatatagtatataataatatataataatatattatataaatcttattatatatagtaataaattattatattatattatattattattatattattattattataatttattactatattattattataatatattattataatatattatattatattaatatcctaTATTAATACAAcatagtatataatataatattattatatataataatatattatattatattataa
Protein-coding regions in this window:
- the LOC105033851 gene encoding lipoyl synthase 1, chloroplastic yields the protein MFQKSLANPLVSPIPICSPKPRSQSCPRSVFIVRSNVVDSSKELFESPAISTGTGGPYPGGMGLHTGRDPSVKKPEWLRQRAPQGEKFAKLHESLSKLKLNTVCVEAQCPNIGECWNGGGGAGGEGDGIATATIMLLGDTCTRGCRFCAVKTSRSPPPPDAMEPENTARAIASWGVEYIVLTSVDRDDLPDGGSGHFTKTVKAIKNLKPEILVECLTSDFRGDLEAVSTLVNSGLDVFAHNIETVRRLQRIVRDPRAGYEQSLSVLKHAKLCKEGMITKSSIMLGLGESDEEVQEAMADLRAIGVDILTLGQYLQPTPLHLTVKEYVTPEKFAFWKDYGESVGFRYVASGPLVRSSYRAGELFVQKLVRGSKTKDVSGES